Proteins encoded within one genomic window of Zestosphaera sp.:
- the ilvA gene encoding threonine ammonia-lyase, with translation MEDESILELVFKASEVLKSVVHRTPTVHSAFLSSVTGKSVYLKLENLQKTGSFKVRGAYFKISSLPQDVMVRGVVTASSGNHAQGVAYSARELRVPSVIVMPETAPPYKVNAVRSYGGEVILHGQIYDEAYQKALEVCERTGMTLIHPFNDPHIIAGQGTIGLEIMEDVPKVDTVVVPIGGGGLISGIALAVKRLSGGRVKVVGVEPSVAAKTRAALEAGHPVKMSPQPSLADGVITKSLGDLTFKLIRRYVDQVVEVEEDQIARAIYLLLERTKLLAEGAGALSVAALLSRGAEIPGDTVVALVSGGNADLTTLYRILMRGLMSEGRVVRITVSLKDVPGSLESVLKVLADLRCNILEITHDRFDLDIKPGYAKVKILMEIPETRTLVRAVERLKELGVEVLE, from the coding sequence TTGGAGGATGAGTCAATTCTGGAGTTAGTGTTTAAGGCTTCGGAAGTCCTTAAGTCAGTCGTACACAGGACGCCGACCGTTCACTCAGCCTTCCTCTCCTCAGTAACCGGGAAGTCCGTCTACCTTAAGCTGGAGAACCTCCAGAAGACCGGGTCGTTTAAGGTTAGGGGCGCGTACTTCAAGATCTCCTCACTGCCTCAGGACGTGATGGTCAGGGGCGTTGTCACCGCATCCTCCGGAAACCACGCTCAGGGGGTGGCTTACTCCGCCAGGGAGTTGAGGGTGCCTTCAGTCATAGTGATGCCTGAGACCGCACCGCCCTACAAGGTCAATGCTGTGAGGTCGTACGGCGGTGAGGTGATACTGCACGGTCAAATATATGACGAGGCCTACCAGAAGGCGCTAGAGGTCTGTGAGAGGACTGGGATGACGCTCATACATCCGTTCAACGACCCCCACATCATAGCTGGTCAAGGCACTATAGGGCTGGAGATAATGGAAGACGTCCCGAAAGTCGACACTGTCGTGGTTCCTATAGGGGGCGGCGGCCTGATCTCGGGGATAGCTCTCGCCGTCAAGAGGTTGAGTGGCGGGAGGGTTAAGGTGGTGGGCGTGGAGCCCTCGGTAGCCGCCAAGACTAGGGCGGCTCTGGAGGCAGGTCACCCGGTCAAAATGTCACCTCAACCATCGCTGGCCGACGGGGTCATAACTAAATCCCTAGGCGATCTGACGTTCAAGCTGATTCGGAGGTATGTGGATCAGGTCGTTGAGGTTGAGGAGGATCAAATAGCTAGGGCCATATACCTCCTGCTGGAGAGGACTAAGTTACTGGCTGAGGGTGCTGGGGCGCTGTCAGTGGCTGCGCTACTGTCAAGAGGTGCTGAGATTCCTGGTGACACTGTCGTGGCTCTTGTGAGCGGTGGGAACGCTGACCTGACGACTCTCTACAGGATCTTGATGAGGGGCTTGATGAGTGAGGGCAGGGTGGTCAGAATAACTGTATCGCTGAAGGACGTGCCGGGCAGTCTGGAGAGCGTGTTGAAGGTGCTCGCCGACCTAAGGTGCAACATACTGGAGATAACTCACGACAGATTTGACCTGGATATCAAGCCCG